The DNA segment GTGCGTTGGATGCATCTGGCTGATTTGAACTGAGAGTGAAGAAATCGTTCAGTTCATTAAGAGGTATATTGATTCTAGTATTAGATCTGGCTTTATGCGCTCCTAGTCTTCTGACATTATCCCACAGAGTAgatgttgaattattttgattaaacTGCCTGTGATAGAAGCGAAGTTTTGCATTGCGACTCATAGATTTCACACGATTTCTCCAAGTTTTAAAGACCTCAAAGTCTATCTGGCTGCTGGTCCTTTTAAATACTCTTCTGGCTTTATCACGCTCACGTCTGGCAATCAGTATCTCTTCATTCATCCAGGGCACTGGTTTCCGCTTAGGATGCGCAGTACGCACAGGGGCATGCCTATCAAAAATGCTGTGAatcatattattgaatactGCAACCTTATCATTGATGTCATCAATGAAACCTATAGTGTGCCATGGCATGTTGATAGCATCCTCAAGACATCTATCatcattgaaatgtttgaagTCTCTATATAAATAGCTCACTGCAGACAACTCATCACATTTCAAGTTGTAGACTAAATAAATCATATCATGCATGGAGAAGCAAGGCATAGGTATCTGTCCAAAAGAAGAAACATAATCTTTATCACTCACCACCGCTAGATCTAGTAAAGTATGTGAATTGGGTAAGTGGTAAGTCGGGTCAACATTATTTACAATGTGGAAGTTGATAGAATCAAAGAGTGTCACGAGTTGCCTCCTTTCGAAGCTATCTCTCAATAGATTAGAGTTGAAATCACCAAGTAAGACAATATGTTGATAGCTATGCATTATCTGCAACAGAGAGTGCTCAAGGAGTGACAGTCGACCTGCTTTGGGTGGCCGGTATACAATCCCTACAAGAATTTTGTCTTCACAAGCTGTGATCTCTATGAAGATAAACTCCGGAGAGTTGGAGTAGGGTTGAGGAGAAGATAACACATGTTTGGGTGACAAAGAGGAGCGAACATACACGGCAACCCCACCTCTGTCCCTCCCGACTCTATCATTACGAAAAACGCAATACTCCGGAATGCTGAAAGAACAGGAATCCAGTGATGGTTTAAGCCAGGATTCACTAACACCtattatatcaaaattcaaaatagtgGAAAATGTCTCGCTGAAATCATCGAAATGACCAGGTAAAGATTCAGCATTGATATGACAGAACCTGAGAGAAGACGAGTGACCATCTAGCAGTCGTGCTAACTCAGATACGCTCACATCCATTAGTATGAAATGTAATGTACTAGTAatgtattaatatattattataggaaGATATATGAAATCACAGTGTACCCTGACAATGGTCTTAAGTAATCTTAAACAgagcaaatttattaaaaattacagAATGCGTGAAATCAATCAAGTAAAgatcaatatttatttcaaatagttgggaaggtaaattaaaatttaaacgaTAATCTCAATTTAATCGTAGGCGACGTCGTAATTGAGCCCCCTTTGATGTGAGATAACTACTGAACAACAGTGGGCTTAAGTAATCTTAAACAGagcaaatttattaaatattacagAATGCGTGAAATCAATCAAGTAatccaataaaaaaaatattcttataaaataaaataatcgtataaaatattaatctcaataaaatattaagaataaaTCATTTCCATGATGAACTCACCAAGTaatcatgaaaaaaaaaattctataatgaccaatcataataatcatcataatgATCAAACTACAATCATTCTTCTAATTGAgatcataattcaatgaatattgagATTACAAGGATACATGTTCACAGAGAAgcggaaaaaataaaaattaacattgcaataatcatattcaaaagTACTGTCAGAGTTAGATTAAAGAACAGTGAAATCAAGTTCATAAGTATGGAAAATATATGGCTTCTATTAATTACTCGTCGAAAATTAGCttcatggaaataaataaatatcgaaaggaaaataaacaatagtgagaaaaaaaaaataaataataataataagaagaagaaaaatcatttcaatgataaacTCACCAAGTAATAATTATCAGTGCTTGGTAGGCAATGAAACTACGTACGGTACTTTACATATGACTATCACCGAGCTGATCCGAATTCGCATTATTATTAGGGCCATTAGAGAACTCAGAGAAGACTCTGTTGTTGTCTCTCCAAAAAACACGCCCATCACGACTCCAGACGTTCTTGAAACCCACTCTTCCACACATTTCCCGGAAAAACAAGTGACGCTTACGCGTGAGATCTTCTTGCACTGAGAAACCGGTACCACTCAACTGACGCCTATTCGATATTATAGAACTTCGCTTTTGATAACTGATAAACTTGACGAGAATCTGCCGAGGTCTCGGCTCTTGGTTGTCACGCGGTTGAGCGAGGCGACCGACGCGGTGGCATCTGTCGATGTCAGCCGGCTGGATCGGAACGCCCAGCTTGTCGCTGAGTAGTTGCACCGTGGTCGCTGTCACATCCTCGTCACTCGCCTCAGGAACACCAGTGATGCGGATATTATTTCGCCGGGAATATTGAGCCAAACCGTCCAGTCGCATGTCTGAGCTCTCCTTGAGTTGAGCAAGCTCGGCGCGAAGGGCGTCCATCTCGCCATTAAGATCGACCAGCCTGTTCTCAGCCACCTGCAGACGGCCCCCAAGATCCTCCAAGACTCGAGCGCTGACAGTCTCCGAGAGGCGTGCAGCTAGTCGATCAACGAAGGCGTCGCTCGTCAACAGTTTTTCGAGAGCCGCCGCAAGTTGTTGTTCGGTTGCTAAGGAGACAGCAGAGCAGTCAGCTGTTGAGCAAGACGGAGAGCTATGAGGCCGGGCAGCATTCCCTctctgttgttgttgttgtagaATCTTTTTCTGTTTAGGCTGCTTTGCTGCCGGCGACTGCGCAACAGAGGTGGCCTTATCGTTTTCGGATTTCAGCCCTGTGTTTGCTCGTGTAACTGCTGGTGATGGAGACATAACGTTTTACGATTTACCGTGTTTGATAATAGAAAAAACAACAAAGTAACTAGAtcaatcgattcacaaaatacTATTACACTAGTAAGCAAAAATTCAATTCGATGATGGAAATGATATTGTTAGCCTTCATGCAGATCATGATATATTTCAATAgctaatggaatgaaatttttatcagCTATATAGGCTAATCACCTTCCAGTGGTTCTAAACCTACAAAGAGAGTGGTTATACCACAAACAAGCTTGCTGGTATTGACAATTCACAGAAAAAAACTAAATCTGAATAAAAAATGCATAGGAACATGTTATGACAGGCCTAGATAGGATAgaaataatttgttataatttataaattggttCTATTCTCTCTGGGAACTTCATAACGTGTTTCTATGCATCTATACAGATTTCATTTCTATCtatataacttgaaatttcaattctatcaTCACCCACTATGAAATATATACGAGCTAAAAGTGTGGATAATTGAGAAATTGTGCAAAGAATGCAAATTGAATAGTGTAGTTCAAAGAATATGCATCGAAAAAAGTTGAACAAGAAAGACCATGTAGGGTCGTATGCGACCCCGTTCTTGACATCTAACATTAAAATTGGCGATAATATGAAAAGTTTACTTACCACGGACATATGCTCTGGTTAGTGTCTGGAGAAATACTGAATGAAAGGTTACATGGAAGGAGGTGGCGTTACTCCCACCAACACGCCCACAAACTGATAAGCAATTGCGCCTGGGGTTGGATACAACCCAACGTGGTACTAGGAGGGTTAATAACTGTTTCAAGAAAGTTCAATTTAtgcaaaaatttgaaataaaaaatgaatttaacatacacaaattttgtgaaatttcaaattaatgaaaaaataataataattaaagagtttacactgtatttgaaaacattttaaaatatgagaaacaataatttctaatttgtttaattttagtACAATGGAGCCAGATGTTCAAATTCCTTCAATGTCCAGTACACCGATGGAGACTGATAATATTGTGCCACCAACATCTGCCATACCTTTCGCTGTGCCACACACACCCCATAACGCCAAAGTGCAGAGACAAAGTATGTATAGAAAACATAAGGCCGCGAAAATAACTCCTGCAGAGGCAGCAGATTTTGCAAAAGCAGCCAAAGAAAGACAACGTAGATGCAAGCAATGCAGACTTGCCAACTCAGCTCTTGACACCGGCACGCTAGAGTCAGCCACAGTGTCTGCTCCTGTGGTAGTGGAAAGAACAGTTACTGCACAGACCAATGCTCAGCGACAATGTGCTTACAGACAGCGTAGAGCCACTCAAATTGTTTCACAAATAAGTACTCCACCAACTCACACAGCAGTGCAACCGGAACAATAAACCTGGAATATCAAATGGTCATCGTCAATAAAGAGGTTTAAAACTATATTTCTGGACAACAAATTTGGCCACACTTGCTCTGTTTGCGACTGATTGTGGTTCAAGAATGACCTTAAAATCATCACTGCTGCACAACTACAGATCATATCAGATTGGTTCATTAAGGAAAATAGGCAACTACGTGAGGAGGATTATACACATATTTGCAACACCTGTAGATTTTAGCTGAACAAACATAAGCTTCCTACCCTTGCAAAAGTGAATGGATCCTCATATCCAGAAATACCTCCTGGCTTACCGCCACTGGATCCAATCAGTGAATGATTAATCTCACCATGTCTGCCATTTATGGAAGTGCATCGTCTGCAGCATGACTTCTTTTATGGAATTATTGGACAAGTGATAAACGTTCCAGTCAATGTAGAAGACATGGTAAAATGCTTGCCCCGGCATTTAGATGAGGATTACATCATTAATGTCAACATCAAATGGAATCtcacacacaaaaaaaattacGAGCATCAGTGGCTACATGTCCAAAAGGACAATCAAAGAATGGTTGGATGTACTTCAAAATTCAAGTCTATATCGCTTGTACGATATCAAAGTAGATTTGTCAAGGCTGAAAACTGTCATGCCACCAGAGGAAGATTTGCAGGATGACTCAGCTCATTGAATCGAAACAATCGCCGCCAAGTGTACTCCGGAGTCAAAAATTCTTGCTTCCAGGCAGCTTACACTACTGTGGAACGAAGAGGATTGCCTCGACATCGCACCAGGACATCAGGCCATGCCTCTGAACATCATTTACGACCATCATGCTGAAGAACTATCATTTCCTGCAATATACTACAGCCAGCCTTGTCACTTCAACATGGGAGTTTCAGTGACACCTTACATGATGACAACCAGTGAATTACAACGAAGTGACAGATGCAGAGCCACACCTCAAAAAGTCTTGTACATTGCTATGAAGATTCTATGTCTCCACATGGTGGATGGCATTCACAGCACATTTTGGAATGTGTCAACCAAGGAAAACGTAACTCGACGCATGTTGGAGGACCTGGAATTTCTTAAAGAATTTGTCATCCAGAATCTTGCCTTCATGAAGTCAGTACCCAATTCCGTCCAGTATTGGGCCTCTCGCAAATGAGATCTGTTTGTGATGCTCCATCAACTAGGTAAACCGACCATATTTCTCACTTTAAGTGCAAACGAAGTATGCTGGTTGATATTACTGAACTTACTCCTCAAATTGAGTAACAAGTATCCTGGAAAAGTGGCTTAAGATCTAAACACGTCAGAGTGGTGCAACTTAGTGAGCGATGATCCAGTTACATGCTGCATATATTTCCACAAACTCGTCAgtacattgaattgaatttttgaattgaatttatttcgccaaaaaagcacattacatcattaaaataaaatgaaacaaaatgaaaatttaactatacaaaacagaaacaaaattataaatcataCTAAATACTTATGTACAATAGATTCAGTAAATaacttaataaataaacttgacaTAGTACATAGtagaagtaaaatgaaatgttcatTAACTTCATTGTAAAAGCAATTTTCCtttttggcactgccaacataagtaacacttgtgtgttggcagtgaatTGTAGTTCATTTACACTATTTGCTATGCAGTGACAATGATTTCGAANNNNNNNNNNNNNNNNNNNNNNNNNNNNNNNNNNNNNNNNNNNNNNNNNNNNNNNNNNNNNNNNNNNNNNNNNNNNNNNNNNNNNNNNNNNNNNNNNNNNattcaagttgaaaaaaatttctgaaaaatttagttttttttagatttttaacaAACTTTAGTGCCCATGCGCAACCGGAAGATGTCAaccgatttcaattttttttatttcattgtgttCCCCTTCCAAAAAAGATTTGTGAGCTATTcttcgaaaaaaaaattatttttttcggcCCACCCTATTGACTACTTCCCAATGGTCTGTGTTGTACGACAAACTGATGAGCTGTTTTTGAGAATTCTGACTAAAATTGGAGATGGACTTAAACTAAGTGTCAATCACATAAGTGAGAGTCCTGGTGCAAAGAGAATGTACCTGACACTGTTCGGTTGTTTTACAGTAACTTTGAGGTTGATTCATACAATCGAAAAGCAATTAACAACGCACACAACTGTATTGCCACTAATATCATGCTCGGATATTCCAGTAATTCTGAGAGGGGCCAACAGCAAGGAAAACTTCACAAGATGTGGGTTGCAGAGACAGATGGATTGCCTTAAGCAGTCGTCACACCAACGTCTGCTAGCGGGAGCGAGTCCCGCGGAGGTAGTTTTTCTGGAAGCAGTTCACACCAAAAAATGTCCGCCAGCATTAGTttggttttgttcttgttttgatgaGGCTGGTTCTCTAGAAGTGGGGGAAGGCCGGCAACCAGAGTGCTGTACTTCGTCTTGTGCAGTAATGTACTAGTGTCTAGCTCTAGACTGTCTACTATCTAGTAGCAGAAGTGTTCGACAATGGACATGACGCTAAATTTTAGCGACCAAAAATCACTTTGTAATAATGTACCGTGGTTAGAGGACAGTGGCTCCAATAGTGATGAGGTTCTCCATTGAAGCATTGATTAAGAATAGATGAAGATTAAaggaatataattaaataatttaaataaaatgatgaacAACGAAAATGACAATGCAACAACAGAAGacaatgcaaatgacaataGCTCAATATTCCGACTGCAACAGAAAATGTTGTGTCGCTGTAGGCATGCAAATGACTCATTGTCACATGTGAGTCTCGGtattctgcgcatgcgctaccAATGGCGAAGTTCTGGAGttcgctttccatgttattagaTGGGCCACGTCAGACCGAGCTCACTACCGCTAGCGGTACTACCTCCGCGGTAGCaagctcggtgtgacctgcacAACTTAATAACATGGAAGGCGAGTTTTTTGACTTCGCTAGCACCGCGGACGtgagctcggtgtgacctgcccTTTACATGCTGCCCTTAGCAGTGGAATACCCTTACATGATAACATCTAACATCAACGTAGGAGATGGATTGGTAAATGGCACTATAGGAGTCTTGTGACACATTGAACGTCAGCCAGCTGATCCAGCTGAAGCAGGACCATTGACCAGCACAACGTCGCCGCCCACAAAAGATGAAATTATCACTCTTTGGTTCGAGTTTCCAGACAAAAGTACGGGTGCCAGTGCAAAACTCAAAGTCGACCACATGTACTCAGCAAACCAAACACTTTGTCCATTGATTGGGTGCCGGTGTACAAAAAAGTTGTCAACATCACATTGACAAAAACAGTGAAATCCAAATGCAAACAATTTCCTTGTGTACCTGCTTGTGCCATTATGATTCACAAATCACAAGGTGGGATGTTTGATGTAATCATGTATAAGTACTCCTCCAAGCAACCACAACAATTAGTATATGTAGTCATGAGCCGCGTAACAAGTATCAACAGATTGCATATCATCACAGAGAAGGACTCTCCTTTGATTTTCAAACATGGGCGCAAAGGAAACGACTCACAAACTACACGAGATATTCACACTGAATATATTCGACTCCAAGGACACACTTTGCAAACCACCACTAAAAAGGCAGTCAAATTCTGTGATGATGCTACCAGTGCTGGACAAACTATTGTGACAAACATCAATAAATTGTCAAAGTTTGAGTGCTCATGCCACAGACATTGAAACAGATACAGTGATTCCAAGATCTGACTATTTAGTACTGACCGAAACGTGGATGCGTGACACTTGTGAACCACATCTGATCAAGAATTATGAGTGCATATCAAGGGAGAATAATCGAACAAACTCAGACACCAATGCAGCAGGTGGAGTAGCAATGATCTATCGTAGGTTATCATCAATATCAACAGGAAAAGTGATCGATGTTGTGGTCACAGACACTGCTTGAGTTATCAAAACCTGCGGTGACTTGTGCTTGGCTGAAGTTACTTGCTTTACCGCTGATACTACCTTCAAATTTGTGCTTGGTGCTGTTTATATTCATCCAGGATCAAGTGTACAAGACATCGGAATGTTGCTACACCAGGCACTTCTTCCATATGTGCATAACAGCCAGTACATGCCACCGTTACTACAGGTTGATCCTAATATGCCGATTCTTCTATGCGGTGACTTCAACCAAAACGTGAAGTCTGATGACAATATCTGTGCAGTTCTCTACCATTAAAtcaggaaaaaattaaaaatattactgGATGAGAGTAGTGATTTTACTATCACCCATATAAATAGTATAGTAGGACAACAGTTACTATTCTAATCttattgaatacaattacaatattataaagctTTAATATGATGTCAAtatactattaataataatgatactaTTAATTTTCACTATGCTAATGTGAACAATTTATGTATGAATATCAGACTATCAAAAATATTGTGCATATTCACAAAGGACATTGACATAAATACTCAAATATAAGGAGCGAGGATCACAATTCAAACCTTCGTGTAGATTAAATGAATGATAAGGATAAGTCAAAACAAGTATTGAGGAGGGAAGAATATTAATGTGATTGagaatatgataattatatggATAACAAATAGAATTTGACTACCTCACTTGATATCTATGAAGTCAATAACTTAAATTGTAATAGATATAATGTATTTCATTgtacattttattattcattgaattgcACCTGATATTTTGATGCAAATAACTTTATAAATTTTAGATTTATTCATTCCAggaattacattttctcaaattcgaTATAGACTTCTTGAACAAAAGACACTAGCCCTAAAAGATAGGGTCAGGAGGGGTAATTATGACCACTTTGTACATGTTTCAACTTtgaatttctgtaatttttttacttttttaaaaaGTAGCATTGTAAGTGAATAAGAAGTAACTTTGGTCCTTTATTTATTCCCCAAAAAAGTTTTATTGATCAAATCTGTTTTTTTATCAAGTTATAAGGGTGGTCATAATAACCCCACCAAAAACCAATAATCACTAAAAGTTGGGGTAATTGTGACCATTAGTGGGGGAATTATGACCATTCTTTTTCATCTCAATACATTCTCATACACATATGTTAGGGGGAATAGTAACCACAACACCTCTGTTTTTGTATGATAGCACTTTTCATCacattaaattgaatcatttctTGGTGGTCATAATCACCCCAATGGTTGAATAAACGTCATAAAATCAGTTGAACAACAAACTCTATTTAATGTGACACTTTAACCTCAGTCAAACAAATATATGTTATTTAAGCCTACAtattaaattcaaaaactttattaaaaatacttcTTTGCttctttttaataaaaaaatagtctTTTGATCAGAAACATTTTCAAAGTCTATGCTTTTTCAAAAACAGCAACGGATCCTGGGAAAACAAACATCAACTTCCTATCTTTTTCAGTTATTTTCGGGTCTGGCAAAACCCCAAAATTTGAGTTTTTGATATTACAAAAATGTCTAATTCATCTGGGAAAAATGTTGTGGCGTGTTCATCCACTCTTCTCAGCCCCATCACTTTTATCTTGGTTTCTGAATCATCATCATCGAAgtcatcctcttcttctagGCCTAATACTGATTGTATGCAGCACACATATTTATAGTTTACAGTTTTCCTATACCCACCCAACACATTTACTAAAATATGCTTTCCAGGCTTCAGGTTTTCGTTTGAGACTTGTTCATATTCAACCTCGTCTGGCTCTTCAAGTGGCAATGGACTTTCAATGTAGTGAAACATTTCTTTATCAGTAATCTCTACATCAGATGTATCATTAACCCTTTgcactctttttatttaatgtGAAGATGGCTCACCTTGGGCTCATTGACTGGACGCAGCACCGAATTGGGCAAAGTATTAGAAAGTAGACATATAAATATTTGTTGTATTCAAGAGACGAAATGGAAGGGGTCTAAATCAAGAAACATTGGCTGTGGCTACAAACTGGTCTATCATGGTTCTAGAGTGCAAAATGGGGTTGGAATTGTGGATAGAGATCTGCAGGAGAGGATAGTGGAGGTGAATAGAGTTAGTGAAAGACTTATGTCTATTAAATTCGCCCTAGATAATCAACCCTGCATGAATGTCATAAGTGCTTATGCACCACAGGCAGGATGTACAAGCATTGAAAAGGATACATTCTGGGAAGAAATAAATGATCTCTTGTTTACAATTTCTCCCACTGAGATGAGGTATGTCTGTGGGGACCTGAATGGGCATGTTGGACAGACTACAACAGTCTATAACAGAATTCATGACAACTATCAATCATGACAATCCATATCGTTTGTAACAGCTGTGCCTAGTTtaaagttgtgtgtatatttttggcttcaaaattttcagaaataacttaatttattcaaagtgtgGTGATATTAAGTgaaaaatttgactataatttggtattttaatcattctatattcgaaatttctagctaatatatattcatggacagaactttgaactataaatttcctcagtaagaacataacctattttttcggaaatttcattatttatcaaacctgttgttctatcccgatcatattcatatgatttgtaattatatcaacgaataaataaataaataaataaataataaataaataaataaataataaataaataaataaataaaaataaataaataaataataaataaataaataataaataataaataaataaataaaaaataaataaataataataaataaataaataaataaataaataaataaataaactatggGTATGGTTCAATCAACATGGAGGGCGAAACAATACTTGAGTTTGCATCAGCACATGATCTGGCTTTGATAAATACTTTCTTTTCCAAAAAGCAAGAACACCTGATAACATACAGAAGTGGAAATGCAGCATCACAGATCGACTTCTGTCGACCACTGTCTAATAGGGAGAGGCTTCAAACATTTAGAGATTGTAAGGTCATACCAGGAGAACCTCTCACTGCCCAGCATCGAATCCTGGTTGCAGAATTTGACATGCCACAtccattcaaaataaaaaaggagAGAATTTCAAAGATATGCTGGCAAAAACTTGACAAAGATGAAGGTAGAGAATTTTCTTTGAGGATGGAACAATACCTTCACTCTGAGTCTCCTGAGTCTCAAAATGAACCAGTTAGTGTCATCTGGAGCAAACTTCAGGAATTCTGTCTGGTCACAGCCAGAACTTGTCTTGGAGTTTCGAAGGGAGCAGTTCAGGGTGGCAATAATACAAGATGATGGAAACCAGAAATAGAGGCCATTCTGAAGGAGAAAAAGCTTCTTTTCAAACAGTGGCAGGGCAGCAAGACACAGGAAGACAGAGAAAAGTACAAACTCGAGTATAAAATAGCCAAGAATGCAGCCAAGAGAGTAGTTGCACAGGCAAAAGCAGCTTCAGAGGAAGAATTCTACAAAAAGCTTGAGACCACCGAAGATGAagaattaatattcaaaactgCCAAAAAAAGACACAACAACTGTCAAGATATCAAAAaagtaaaattcataaaaaatgatataaaaggTCAACTTCTCACTAATGATGAGGACATTTAACAGAGATGGAAAGAGTATTACAGTCATCTTCTGAATGAAACATTCCCAAGTGAGGCACTACCACCATCTCAGTCAACAATGGGATCAATTCCACTCATTACGGTAGAGGAGGTGCAAGTGGCTCTAAAAGAAATGGCTAATAATGAGGCATTAGGTCCAGATGAAATACCGGTGGAAATGTGGAGAATACTGAATGGTTCAGGAGTGACATTTCTCACTGATGTCTTAATGCAGTGTTAAGTGAAGGCACCCCAGATGAATGGAGAAAGAGCTATATTGTCCCATTCTATAAAAACAAAGGAGATGTACGACTCTGCAAAAACTTCAGGGCAATAAAACTCATGTCACATACCTTCAAAATCTGGGAAAGGGTGATCAACAAGCGCCTTCTGGGAGTTACATCTGTAACAGAGAATCAGTGTGGATTTGTTGCTGGTAGGTCTACCACGGATGCAATACACTCTGTGAGGATTCTAGTTGAAAACCACAGAGATAGAAAATCGGATCTACACATGGTTTTCATTGACCTAGAGAAGGCGTTTGACTGAGTACCCAGAGAGCTCATTTGGAGTGCACTGAGGGCACAAGGAGTCCCAGAATATTACGTACATGTGGTAAAAGACATGTATCGGGGAGCTAAGACAAAGGTGAGGAGTCCAGCTGGAACCAGTGAGGAGTCTAATGTGGAGGTTGGAGTGCATCAGGGTTCAGCCCTGAGCCCACTCCTCTTCAGACTTGTGATGAACTACCTCACCAAAGAAACGCAAAATCCACCTCCATGGGACATACTATATGCAGATGACATTGTCCTCATCAGGAAAACGTCAAGAGAGCTGCAACAAGCACTTGACCTGTGGCGTGAGAAACTGGAGGGGGCTGGCCTTCGAATCAGTAGAGAAAAGACAGTCTACATGCATTGCAACTTGGTAGGAATGATGACCAGGCTCACATACACCTTCAAGGTACTCC comes from the Nilaparvata lugens isolate BPH chromosome 1, ASM1435652v1, whole genome shotgun sequence genome and includes:
- the LOC120349840 gene encoding uncharacterized protein LOC120349840; protein product: MSPSPAVTRANTGLKSENDKATSVAQSPAAKQPKQKKILQQQQQRGNAARPHSSPSCSTADCSAVSLATEQQLAAALEKLLTSDAFVDRLAARLSETVSARVLEDLGGRLQVAENRLVDLNGEMDALRAELAQLKESSDMRLDGLAQYSRRNNIRITGVPEASDEDVTATTVQLLSDKLGVPIQPADIDRCHRVGRLAQPRDNQEPRPRQILVKFISYQKRSSIISNRRQLSGTGFSVQEDLTRKRHLFFREMCGRVGFKNVWSRDGRVFWRDNNRVFSEFSNGPNNNANSDQLGDSHM